In Solimonas sp. K1W22B-7, the DNA window TGGCGCATGTAGGTGGACTTGCCGCCCATGTTCGGGCCGGTGATGACCAGCAGGCGGCGGCTGTCGTCCAGCAGCAGGTCGTTGGGCACGAAGGGCTCGCGCAGCGTCTGCTCCACCACCGGGTGGCGGCCACCGCGGATGTCGAGGCAGGGCGTGCCGACCAGCTGCGGGCGGCTCAGGTTGAGCGCGCGCGCGCGCTCGGCGTAGCAGGCCAGCACGTCCAGTTCGGCCAGGGCCTGCGCGGCCTGCTGCAGCGGCCGCAGGCGCTGCGCCAACAGCTCCAGCAGGGCCTCGTACAGTTCCTTTTCGCGTGCCAGCGCGCGGTCGCGCGCCGACAGCACCTGGTCCTCGAATTTCTTCAGTTCCTCGGTGATGTAGCGCTCGTAGTTGGTCAGCGTCTGGCGGCGCGTGTAGTCGGCGGGAATCTTCGCCGCATGGGTCTTGCCGACCTCGATGTAGTAGCCGTGCACGCGGTTGTAGCCGACCTTCAGCGCGTCGATGCCGGTGCGGGCGCGCTCGCGCTGCTCCAGGTCCACCAGGAATCCGTCCGCGTTCTCCGACAGCCGGCGCAGGTGGTCCAGGGTTTCGTCGTGGCCGCTGCGGAACACACCGCCGTCGCGCGCCAGCAGCGGCGGAGTGTCGGACAGGGCGCCGGCCAGCAGGGCCGCCGTGGCGCTGTGGTCGCCGAGTTCGCGACGCAGGTTCTCGATCAGCGGCGCTTCCAGCGTGCCCAGCGCGGCCAGGATCGCGGGCAGCGCATGCAGGCTGTTGGACAGGCCCAGCAGGTCGCGCGGTCGCGCCGAGCGCAGCGCGATGCGCGCCAGGATACGCTCGATGTCGACGATGTCGCGCAATGCCTCGCGCAGGCCGCGGTCCGCGGAATCGTCCAGCAGGCTGGCCACGGCGGCGTACCGGGCCTCCAGCTGCGCATGGTCGCGCAGCGGCCGCGTCAGCCAGCGGTGCAGGGCGCGTGCGCCCATCGGCGTCACGCAGCTGTCGAGCACGCTGATCAGGGTGTAGTCGTGCTGGCCCGACAGCGAACGGTCGATCTCCAGGTTGCGCCGCGAGGTGGCGTCCAGGATCAGGGCCTCGCCGGCAGTCTCGGTGCGCAGGCCCGCGACATGCGGCAGCGCGGCCTTCTGCGTTTCCTGCACGTACTGCAGCAGCGCGCCGGCGGCGGCGATCGCTGCGGGCAACTCCTCGCAGCCGTAGCCGCGCAGGTCGCGCGTGGTGAACTGCGCGGTCAGCAGCCGGTAGGCCGAGCCCGCGTCGAAGTGCCAGACCGGCCGCAGCCGCGCCGGGAAACCGCCCCAGTCGGCGCTGCCGCCATCGGCCGCCAGCAGTTCGCTGGGACGCAGGCGCTGCAGTTCCGACAGCAGGTCGGCGCGGCGCTCGGTCTGCAGCACGGAGAAGCGCCCGGTCGAGAGTTCCAGCCAGGCCAGGCCGTAGCTGCCCTTGAATTCCGACACCGAGGCCAGCAGCGTCTGCGTGCGCGCATCCAGCAGCGCCTCGTCGGTGGCGGTGCCGGGGGTCACGACACGCACGACTTCGCGGCGTACGGGACCCTTCTCTGCGCCCACTTCGCCGACCTGCTCGGCGATCACCGCCGACTCGCCGGCCTTGATCAGGCGCGCCAGGTACTGCTCCACCGCATGATGCGGCACGCCGGCCATGATCACCGGCGCGCCGCCGGACTCGCCACGCTGCGTCAGCGTGATGTTGAGCAGCTTCGCCGCCTTGCGCGCGTCGTCGTAGAACAGTTCGTAGAAGTCGCCCATGCGCAGCAGCACGAGCGTGTCGGGATACTGCGCCTTGATGCCGAAGAACTGCTGCATCAGGGGCGTGTGTTCGCTATAGGGCGTAGCGGCGGTCATGTGCGCGAAGACTCGAACAGGTCGGCCATCCAGCCGCGGCCGCCGCGGCGCAGCAGCGAGGCGCCGTAGAGCAGCACCAGCAGCAGCAGGCTGGCCTGTTGCAGCAGGCCGCCGCCGTGGACGTGGAGGTCGGGGATCGTGGTCTTGAGCGGCGGCAGGAACAGGTTCACCGCCAGGCCGATCGTTACCGCGCCGACGGCGGTGATCACGGCGAAGGCCAGGGCATGGCGGCGATCATGCAGCTTCGCCAGCACGCCGAAGGTGGCGACATTGGTGGCCGGCCCGGTGAGCAGGAAGGCGATGGCGGCGCCGGGCGAGACGCCGGCGGCGATCAGCACCGCCACCAGCGGCGTGGCCGCCGCCGAGCAGACATACATCGGCATGCCCAGCAGGGCGAACACCAGTACCTCCACGCCATCGGGCAACTGTGCCCACAGCACGGACTCGGCATAGGGCACGAGGAAGGCCGCCAGGGCGACGCCGGCAATGATCCAGGCGGCGGTGTCGTCGACCAGGTCGACCAGGCCGCTGCGCAGCGCGCGCCGCAGCCGGGGCTGCTGCGTCGGCGCAGGAGCATGATGACCGCCGCAGCAGCTGGGCGCGGCCGGGACAGCCGTCGTGGTGGCCGGCAGCAGGCGTGCCAGTGTGTAGCCGATGAAGGCGGCGAGCAGCGCCGCGCAGCCGACGCGCAGCAGCGTCGCCTCCCAGCCCAGCAGCGGCAGCGACACGAACAGCGCGGTCAGGCCCACCTCGGGGGTGGCGATGAGAAAGGCCGTGGCCGCCGCCAGCGGTACGCCGCGCTTGATCAGCGACTGGTACAGCGGCAGCACGCCGCAGGAGCAGATCGGCAGCGGCAGGCCCAGCGCCATGCCGCGCAGCGCTTGCGAGCCAGGTCCGCCGCGCGACAGCCAGCGCAGCCAGCGATCCGGCAGCTCGCCGGTAATGAAACCGCCGATCAGGTAGGCCAGCAGCAGGGCCGGCGCCGATTCCAGGGCCAGCGCGAGGAAGCGTTCTCCGAAGCCGGAGTGACCGGCCTCATGCGCGTGGGCGCCGCCGATCAGCAGCAGCGCCGCCAGCGCGGCCAGGTTGCCCAGGCCTTCGTAGGGCGGCCGGGAGGCTTGTTCGGCGGCATGGTCGTCCAGGTGCGGGCGGCCGAACACCACGTGCAGGATCGAGCCGGCGACCAGGGCCTGGAACCAGGCGCCGGCCTGCAGGCCGAGCACCGCGTTCAGCTCGATGCCGTAGTGGTAGCCGGCCAGCGTGCCCAGGCACATCGCCGCGATCGCCAGCGAGGGCAGCAGGGCGCCGAACACCGGTGCCATCAGCCACCACACGACCAGGCCCACCGGGATGCTGTGGATCGCCACCGCCAGGGCCAGCGCATCGTGGCGGTGCAGGCTTTCCTCGCCCAGCGGCGACAGGGCGGCGCCGTCGGCCATGCTGTGCAGCACCAGCCCCAGGATCGCCAGCGCCAGCGCCGCGATGTGGGCGCCGCGGCGGGCGCGGCTCAGCAGATGCTCGAACAGGGTAGGGCCGAGCAGGCCCAGCAGCAGGAAGGCACCGCTCCACAGGCCACCGTCGACGAAGGCCCCGGGCACCACCTCCAGCAGCACCAGGCCGGCGATGCTGACCAGCACGAAACCATCGAGGAAGGCCAGCAGCGCCGGGCGCCGGTGCGCCACCGCGTAGATCAGCGGACCGGACAGCAGCGCGGCGAGCGTGGCGAGGAGCAGCGCGAGATGCATGAAAAGGGAGTTATGCCACGAAAAAGGGTTAACAGAAGGGGGGCATTATCCCATAGCATTCGGACAGCAATGGAGGGCAGCGAATGAAAGCAGCATGGATACTGCTGGGGGTAGTCGCCGCGGCCGGCGCCGGCTATGGCGTCTGGCAGATGCAGCAGGACGACTTCGACTATGAAGCGGCCTTCGAGAAGCCCGAGGGCGCGGAACTGCCCCAGGCCCCGGGCGTGATCCTGCGCGTGCCGGAGCTGGCCGGCCGCAGCCCCGACGAGGTGACGCAGAAGCTGGGCCGCCCGCAGGACTGCGAGGACTCCCTCTACAGCCGCCGCTGCCGCTATCCCGACGCCCGCGCCAGCGTGCTGTTCATCGACGGCAAGGCCAGCTGGTTCACCGCCGACTTCGCTGACTCCGGCTACCCCCTGCAGGCCGAGACCCTGGCCGCCCTGGGCCTGCCCGAGGGCAAGCCGCAGCAGGTGGGCAAGCGCGAACTGGTCTGGACCGGCATCGCCGGCTACCAGGAAATCCACCTCTACGGCGACAGCCAGGGAATCGTGACGCATGCGCTCATCAAGACTGCTGCTCGCTAGCCTGGCCCTGCTGGCCAGCTCTGCCGCGCAGGCGGAAGCGCTGGGCATCGTCCGCGTCACGCCCGAGGGCGACGACGTCAAGGACACGCGCCAGATCGTCATCGCCTTCGACCGCGCCGTGGTGCCGCTGGGCCGCATGGAGCGCGAAGCCTCCGAGGTGCCGGTGACACTGGACCCGGCGATCCGCTGCGACTGGCGCTGGCTCGATCCCTCGACCCTGGCCTGCAACCTGCCCAGCGACGAAAAGCTGCGCCTGGCTTCGCGCTACACGGTCGAGATCCGCCCGGAGTTCGTCACCGAGCAAGGAGAGAAGCTGGAGCGCGGCCAGACCACCCGCTTCGTCACCGAGCGGGCGCAGCTGCGCTACACCCGCGTGGCCGACTGGGAAGGCCCCGGCCAGCCGGTGGTCTACGCCCGCTTCACCCAGCCGGTGACGGCGGCCTCGGTTGCCGCCGCCCTGCGCATCGGCGGTACCGCGGTACAGGCGCAGGCAGACCCGGACGATCGCGAGATGCCGTTCTGGACGCCGCGCGGCGAAGCCCGCGAGCAGTGGCTGCTGCGCCCGGTGCGAGCCTTGCCGCTGGATACGGCGCAGCGCCTGTGGCTGTCGCCGGGCCTGGAGTCGATCTACGGCACCGAGACCGGCATCGAGGACCGCGAGGCCGAGAACCTGCACACCTTCCCGGAGCTGCGCCTGCTCGGCATCAGCTGCCTGCGCAATGCCGCGCCCGGCAGCGAGCCCCAATGGGGCATCGTGCACGAGGGCCAGAGCTGCGATCCGCTGGGCGGCGCGGCCCTGAGCTTCAGCGCGCCGGTGCGCACCGCCGAGGTCAAGGACCGCCTGACGCTGGAGCCCGATCCGCGCAAGGCCTTCAAGAAGGACTACGACCCCTGGGCCAATGGCGGCGACGAGGGCGGCAGCATCGGCGGCCACTCGCGCGAGTCCAGCTACTCCGTGTCGCTGCCCTTCAATTTCATCGGTGGCAGCAGCTACCGCGGCGCCCTGGCCGCAGGCCTGCGCGATGTCTTCGGCCGCGAACTGAAGGCGCGCGACTTTGCCTTCCGCACCGGCGACCGCACGCCGCGCATGGTGTTCGAGCACGAGCGCGCGGTGATCGAGTCCGGCATCGACTCGGAAGTCCCGGCGATCGTCACCAACCTCGGCAGCATCGACGCGCGCTTCAGCCGCCTGACCGCCGCCGGCCTGCAGAAGGACCAGCAGCACCGCGTGCCGGTGCAGCCGGTGCGCAACATCGCCTTCGCCATGCCGCTGGACGTGCGCGGCATGATCGGCGCCTCCTCCGGCGCGGTCAGCGGCAGCATCGTCACCACGCCGTCCACCTCCAGCGAACCGCAGCGCTTCTTCGCCGAGGTCACGCCCTGGCAGGTGCATGCCAAGCTGGGCAATTCCAACCTGCTGGTCTGGGTCACCGACATGGCCAGCGGCAAGCCGGTGTCCAAGGCCAAGGTCAGCGTGCTGCTGGGCTTTGGCGGCGACAGCAAGGCCGAGGCGGTGACCGACAGCAACGGCCTGGCCGAACTGCCGGGCACGGCGGTGCTGGACCCCGAACTGAAGAACGCCGGCTGGCGGCCCGATCCGGGCCTGATGGTGCGCGTGGCGAAGGACCAGGACCTGGCGCTGCTGCCGCTGGAGTACGAGTTCCAGGTCGACGTCTACCGCGCCTCGCGCAACCAGTTCTCCGAGTGGCGACGGCCGAAGCATGGTCACCTGCGCTCCTGGGGCACGACCGCGCAGGGTGTCTACCGCGCCGGCGAGACGGTGCAGTACAAGATCTACGTGCGCGACGAGGCCGGCCGCTCGCTGGCCGCGGCGCCCAAGTCCGGTTACACGCTGAAGGTCTACGACCCCACCGGCAACGCCGTGCTGGAGCAGGCCAAGCTCTCGCTGTCCGACTTCGGCGCGCTGTCCGGCGACCTGAAGCTGGGCGAGCGCGCCGCGGTGGGGTGGTACCGCTTCGAGCTGACGCCGGACTTCGCCAAGGACGATCCGCTGGAGCCGCTGCGCGTGCTGGTCAGCGACTTCACCCCGGCGCCGTTCCGTGTCGGCGCCGAGCTGCGCGCGCATGAAGCAAAACCCGGCGACGAAGTGGAGGCCGTGCTGGCCGCGCGGCTGCATGGCGGCGGGCCTTTCTCCGGCGCCCCCGCGCGCATGGTGGTGCGCGTCGATGCCGCGCCCTTCACCTCGAAGGACCCGGTGGCGATGCAGTATGAATTCGCCAGCTACGAGGCGCGTGCCGCCGAGCCGCTGCTCGACACCGAGACGCAGCTCGACGCGCAGGGCCAGTTCGCACAGAAGCTCAAGCTGCCGCAGATCGACACGCCCTATGGGCGTCTGCTGTTCGACGCCACCGTGCAGGACGATCGCGGCAAGGGCATCGGTGCCCAGGCCACTGTGCCGTACTACGGCCGCGACCGCTATGCCGGCGTGCGCTGGGACGGCTGGATGCTGCAGCAGGGCAAGGAGGCTTCGGTCGGCACGATCGTGGTCGGCAGCGACGGCAAGCCGGTCAAGGGCCAGCCGTACTACGTCAAGGTCGACCGGCAGGAGACCAAGGGCGCGCGCGTCAAGGGCGCGGGCAATGCCTACATCACGCGCTATGTGCAGAGCTGGAAGCGTGTCGGTACCTGCAAGGGCCGTTCGAAGGCGGAGGGCGTGGCCTGCGCGTTCACGCCGGATGCCAGCGGCGAGTTCCGCATCACCGTGATGACGCAGGATACCCAGGGCCGCCTGCACGAATCCTCCACCTGGGTCTACGCCCAGGGTTCCGACGAAGTGCTGTGGGAGGACACGCCGGACTACAGCCTGGAACTGCGCGCCGACCGCTACGAGTACAAGGACGGCGACACCGCGAAGCTGATGGTGAAGAACCCGTACCCCGGCGCCCGCGCGCTGGTGACGGTGGAGCGCTACGGCGTGCTGGATCGCTGGGTGGAGAAGCTGTCGGGCTCCACGCCCGAGATCCGCATCCCGGTGAAGCCGGAATACTTCCCCGGTGCGTACGTCTCGGTGGTGGTGATGTCGCCGCGCGTCGACCAGCCGCTCAAGGAGGGCGTGGACCTGGGCAAGCCCAGCTTCCGCATGGGCTATCTGGAACTGCGGGTCAACGACCCCACGCGCGAGATGAAGGTGAAGGTATTGCCGCAGCGCGAGGAGATGCGCCCGCGCGAGACCGTGAAGATCGAACTGGAGGCGGCGCCGCGGCACAAGAAGCCCGGCGACCGTATCGAATACGCGGTGGCGGTGCTCGACGAGGCGGTGTTCGACCTGATCAAGGACGGCAAGGACTACTTCGATCCGCTCAAGGGCTTCACCCGTCTCGACGCGCTGGACGTGGCCAACTTCGGCCTGCTGACGCGCCTGGTGGGGCGGCAGAAGTTCGAGAAGAAGGGCGCCAATCCCGGTGGCGACGGCGGCAGCGACCTGTCGATGCGCAGCATCGACAAGTACGTGGCCTACTGGAACCCGGCCTTGCCTGCCGACAGCAGCGGCCGTGCGCGCTTCGAGTTCCAGGCACCGGACAACCTCACCGGCTGGCGCATCCTGGCGCTGGCGGTGACGCCCGACGACCGCATGGGACTGGGGCAGGCGGTGGTCAAGGTCAACAAGAACACCGAGCTGCGACCGGCGCTGCCCAACCACGTGATCGCGGGGGACCGCTTCGATGCCGGCTTCACCCTGCTCAACCGCGGCAAGGGCGAGCGCAGTTTCACCCTGAGCATCCGCGCCGAGGGCGCGACGCAAGGCGCGAAGAGCGAAACCTTCACGCTCAAGCCCTTCGAGCGGCGCAACGTCTACCTGCCGCTGCAGGCGCCCACGGCGGGCGAGATCCGCCTGACCGTGCAGGCCGGCGAGGGCAAGGACGCCGACGCGCTGGTGCAGACGCTCAAGGTGCTGGCACGCAAGCCCAACATCACCGTGGCGGACTACGGCCACTTCGAGGCCGGCGCGGAAGTGCGCATTCCCCTGAAGCTGCCGGAGACGATGGAGCGCGGCGAGCTGAAGTTCACGTTCGCGCCGACCGTGCTGGGCGATCTCGACGGTGCCTTCGGCTACGTGCGCCAGTATCCCTATGCCTGCTGGGAGCAGCGCCTGACCAAGGCGGTGATGGCCGCGCACTACCTCAAGCTGCGTCCGCGTCTCAAGACGGTGGGCGACTGGCCGGAGGCGCAGCAGCTGGCCACGGCGACGCTGGAGCAGGCGGCGAGCTTCCAGGCGGAGGAGGGCGGCATGGGTTACTGGTCGCCCGACGCGCAGCGCCAGAGTCCCTACCTGTCGGCCTACACGGCGCTGGCCTTCGGCTGGATGAAGGACCTGGGCTACGAGCCGCCGAAGCTGGTCTGGGACCGCCTCGACACCTACCTCGAGAAGCTGCTGAAGGAAGACATCAGCGCCGAGGGCTTCGACGCCCCGGAGACGCGGGCGCAGGTGCGCGCCGTGGCGCTGGCGGCGCTGGCGCAGCGCGGCAAGCTGAAGAAAGACGACCTGGAGCGCTACGCCAGCTGGCTGCCGCGCATGGGCCTGTTCGGCCAGTCGCTGTTCCTGCAGGCGGCCAGCCGCGTCGACGGCAGCGGCCTGCTGATGAAACAGACGCGCGACCTGATCCTGTCGCGCGGCCAGGAGTCCGCCGGCAGCCTGATGCTGCGCGAGGATGACGACAGCAGCTGGCGCTGGTGGCTGCTGGGCTCCGAGCTGCGCTCCAACTGTGCCGCCTTGTCGGCTTTCACCGGCCGCTACGGCTGGGACGCGGCGATGACCGAGCTGCCGATGAAGCTGACGCGGACCATCACGCAGGCCCGCGGCAACCGCTTCCACTGGAGCAACACGCAGGAAAACCTGTTCTGCACGCGCGCCTTCATCGAGTATGCCGACCGCTTCGAGTCGGTGACCCCTGACCTGCTGGCGCAGGTGATGCTGGGCGAGGCGAAGTTCGGCGAGGTGAAGGTCACGCGCGAGCAGGGCGGCCAGCTGCAGAAGCCGGTCACCGCGCAGCAGGCCGGCGCCGCGCCGCCGATCCTGATCCAGTCGCAGGGACAGGGCCGTGCCTACTTCACGGCGGCACTGAGCTATGTCGAGAAGGAAGCCGCGGCCCGCGCGATCAACGCCGGCATGCAGGCACGGCGCAGTTACGCCGTCCTGCGCGACAAGACCTGGGTGCCGATGGAGCCGCCGCTGAAGCTGAAACGCGGCGACAAGGTGCGTGTGGAGCTGACCCTGGACCTGCCGTCCTGGGCGACCTACATCGTGGTGGACGACCCGGTGCCGGGCGGCCTGGAGCCGGTCAACCCGGACCTGGCCAACGTGCCGGGCGACGACGCCGCGCTGGCGATGGATGGCGCCTATGCCTTCTACCACCGCGAGCTGCGCCATGACGCCGTGCGCTTCTTCGCCGACTCGGCGGGGCCGGGCGAGTACCGCATGGCCTGGCTCGGCGTCGCCGTGGCCACCGGCGACTTCGCCGTGCCGGAGACGCACGCGGAACTGATGTACAGCCCCGAGGTGTTCGGCAACGGCATGCCGGCCCGACTGACGGTGACCGAATGAACGAAGACTGGGATTGGTACGTGAGCGAACTGGAGGGTCGTCCCGCGGCGACCTGCCTGGACCTGTCGCTGGGCGCCGAGACGCCGCTGCCGCAGCTGCCGCACCTGGTGTGGCTGCGGCTGGAGCTGCAGCAGCCCGGCAGCGACGGCCTGCCCGGCGAGGAAGAGGAAGAGGCCCTGCTGGCGCTGGAGGAGGAGCTGGCGACGCTGGACGACGAAGACACGCGTTACGTCGGCCGCCGCGACAGCGAAGGCGCGCGGGATTTCTTCTTCTACGACGCGATGCCCGACGACTGGCCGGAGCGCTGTGCCCGCGTGATGGCCGGCTTCGCCGGCTATCGCCATGAGACCGGGATGCGCGAGGACCGCGACTGGAGCCTGTACCGGGATGTTCTGTATCCACGTGGCGAGGATTTCGAGCGCATGCAGAACCGTCGCGCCTGCGAGGCCTTGCAGGACAATGGCGACGACCTGGCGACACCGCGCGAGATCGACCACTGGATCTACTTCGGCGATGGCGCCGCCTGCGCGGCCTTCGAGCGCCGTGCCGACGAGCTGGGCTTTTCGGTGCGCGCGCGCGTGGCGCCGCACGACGAGGAGCCACGCCACTGCCTGCAGCTCTACCGCATCGACATCCCCGCGCCGGAGCGCATCGACGAGGTGACGCTGCCGCTGTACCGCGCCGTCCGCGAGGCCGGCGGTGACTACGATGGCTGGGAGTCGCAGGTCGTCGAGTGAAGGCAAACCCCGCAAAGCTCGCGGCGGGGTTGCTTGCGGTGCTCGCCCTGGCGACGCTGCTGGCGCAGCGTCCGCTGCCGCGCACGCTGCAGCCGCAGCCCGGGCAGGCGGCGCAGGCCCTGGTGCTGGACCGCCAGGGCCGGCCGCTGAACCTGCGCTACGACGGCGGCTGGAACCTGCAGGAGCGCGTGCCGCTGGAGCAGGTGCCGCCGCTGCTGCGGCAGGCCTTCGTCGAGGCCGAGGACCGGCGCTACTGGGCGCATCACGGCGTGGACTGGCGCGCGCGCTTCTCGGCCACCTGGACCAACCTGCGCGCCGGCCGCTCGCTGCGCGGCGCCAGCACCATCACGGAGCAGGCGCTACGCGTGCTCAACCCGCGCCCGCGCACGCTGTGGTCGCGCTGGGTCGAAGGCTTCGAGGCGCTGCGCCTGGACGCGCGCTTTTCCAAGCCCGATATCCTCGAGTTCTATCTCAACCAGGTGCCCTACGGCGCCAACCGCCGCGGCGTGGCGCCCGCCGCGCACTACTACTTCGGGCGCAGCCTGGAGACGCTGTCGGAACGCGAGATGCTGGCGCTGGCGGTGCTGGTGCGCGCGCCCTCGCGGCTGGTACGCCAGCCCGAGGCGCTGGATGCCGCGATCGCGCGCCTGGCGCAGCGCCTGGCGGAGCAGGGTGCCCTGGCGCCTGAGCGCCTCGCCGCGCTGCAGGCCCAGCACCTGAGCTGGGCGAAGCAGCCGCCGGAGCTGGCGGCCGCGCACTTCGCCGCCGAGGCACAGCGTCGCTACGCCGGTACACCGCCGCTGCGCAGCAGCCTGGACGCCGCATTGCAGGCCAGCGCCGAGGGCTTCCTGCGCCAGCGCCTCGAGGGCCTGCGCAGCCAGGGCGTGCGGCAGGGCGCGCTGCTGGCAGTGGACCTGGACGGCAACCGCGTGCGCGCCTATGCCTCGGTGGACGACGAGCATCCGGGCGTGGTCGGCGTGGACGCGGTGCAGGCGCTGCGCCAGCCCGGCTCCACGCTCAAGCCGCTGCTCTACGCCATGGCGATCGAGAAGGGCTGGAACGCCGACACCGTGCTGGAGGACACGCGCCTGACCGAGCGCGTCAATGCCGGCCTGCACGAGTACCGCAACTACAGCCGCATGCACTACGGCCGCGTCAGCCTGCGCGAGGCCCTGGGCAATTCGCTGAACATCCCGGCGCTCAAGGCCCTGCAGTTCGTCGGCGGCGAAGCCTTCCTGCAGCGCCTGCGCGCGCTGGGCATGGAGGGCCTGTCGCGCCATCCGGATTTCTACGGTGACGGCATCGCCCTGGGCAATGGCGAGGTCTCGCTGTTCCAGCTGGTGCAGGCCTATGCCGCGCTGACACGGGGCGGGCAGTGGCAGGCCCTGAGCCTGCTGGAGAACGACCCGGCGCCGCGCCCGCTGCGCCCGCTGATCCAGCCGGCGGCGGCGCGCGCGATCAGCGAGATCATCTCCGACCCGCAGGCGCGGCTGCTGGAATTCGGCGACGGCGGCCTGCTGCGCTTCCCGGCCGAGACGGCGGTGAAGACCGGCACCTCCAGCGACTACCGCGATGCATGGACCGTGGCCTACAACGGCCGCTACCTGGTCGGCGTCTGGATGGGCAACCTCTCCGGCCGCGAGACCGACGGCATCACCGGCGCCCAGGGCCCGGCGCTGCTTACGCGCTCCCTGCTGGCGCGGCTGGAAGCGGACCGGCCGTTGCAGCGGTCCCAGCGCCTGGCGCACGCCGCCGGAGCCCTGCCGGCCGAACCGGCGGTCACCACGGCTCCGCCGGCCGAGCCGCGGCTCAGCCAGCCCTTCGACGGCCTGATGCTGGCGATGGATCCGCGCATCCCCGACCGGCTGGAAGCCTTCGAATTCGTCGCCGAATGGAACCGCCCGCTGCGGCGGACCACCTGGCACGTGAACGGCGCCTCGCCGGTGACGGTCGAAGGAGGCCGCTACCTGTGGCCGCTGGCCCGTGGCCGGCAGCGGGTCTGGGCCGAGCTGGAAACCGAGGACGGCCAGCGCGGCCGCACGCCCGAGACGGCCTTCCTGGTGAAGTAGTTTTTCCTTGCCGATCAGGGCACAGGACTTGCTTCTTCAGGTAGTACACGATTACTGCGGCGCAGCCCTCTTGATTCCTCGGGGGGTGGCCGCATTTCTGCAAGGTTGCGGCATAATGCCAGCGACCCCAACAGGAAGATCCGTGGAAACCCTGACCGACCGATCCGCCCCCGTACTCCCGCTTCGCGATGTGGTGGTGTTCCCCCACATGGCGATCCCCCTGTTCGTCGGACGCGAGAAATCCATCAAGGCGCTGTCGGCCGCCATGCAGAACGACAAGCGCATCCTGCTGCTTGCCCAGAAGACCGCGGACACCGACGATCCTGCCGAGAAGGACCTCTACGAGGTCGGCACCCTGGCCAGCATCCTGCAGATGCTCAAGCTGCCCGACGGCACCGTGAAGGTGCTGGTCGAAGGCGTGCGCCGTGCCCGCGTCACCCGCCTGGATTTCGGCAGCGAGTTCCTGGTGGCCGACTGCCAGCCGCTGCCGGAAGACCCGGCCACGGTGACCGACGACAAGGAGATCGACGCGATGACGCGTTCGATCCTGGCCCAGTTCGAGCAGTACTCCAAGCTCAACAAGAAGATCCCGGCCGAGCTGCTGCCCTCGCTGGCCAGCATGGATTCGGCCGGCCGCCTGGCCGACACCATCGCCGCGCACCTCAACCTCAAGCTGGAAGACAAGCAGCAGGTCCTGGAGATCCAGGACCCCAAGCCGCGCCTCGAGCATGTCGCCTCGCAGCTGGAAGGCGAGATCGACGTGCTGCAGATCGAGAAGAAGATCCGCTCGCGCGTGAAGCAGCAGATGGAGAAGAACCAGCGCGAGTACTACCTCAACGAGCAGATGAAGGCCATCCAGAAGGAACTGGGTGACAACGAGGATGGCCCCAGCGAGCTGGAAGAGCTGACCCAGAAGGTCGAGCGCGCCGGCATGCACAAGGATGCCAAGACCAAGGCCCGCGCCGAGCTCAACAAGCTGAAGATGATGCCGGCGATGTCGGCCGAGGCGACGGTGGTGCGCAACTACCTCGACTGGCTGACGCAGATGCCGTGGAAGCGCCGCAGCAAGACCGTGATCGACCTGCAGGCCTGCCAGGACAAGCTCGACGCCGATCACTACGGCCTGGAGAAGGTCAAGGAACGCATCGTCG includes these proteins:
- the mutS gene encoding DNA mismatch repair protein MutS, encoding MTAATPYSEHTPLMQQFFGIKAQYPDTLVLLRMGDFYELFYDDARKAAKLLNITLTQRGESGGAPVIMAGVPHHAVEQYLARLIKAGESAVIAEQVGEVGAEKGPVRREVVRVVTPGTATDEALLDARTQTLLASVSEFKGSYGLAWLELSTGRFSVLQTERRADLLSELQRLRPSELLAADGGSADWGGFPARLRPVWHFDAGSAYRLLTAQFTTRDLRGYGCEELPAAIAAAGALLQYVQETQKAALPHVAGLRTETAGEALILDATSRRNLEIDRSLSGQHDYTLISVLDSCVTPMGARALHRWLTRPLRDHAQLEARYAAVASLLDDSADRGLREALRDIVDIERILARIALRSARPRDLLGLSNSLHALPAILAALGTLEAPLIENLRRELGDHSATAALLAGALSDTPPLLARDGGVFRSGHDETLDHLRRLSENADGFLVDLEQRERARTGIDALKVGYNRVHGYYIEVGKTHAAKIPADYTRRQTLTNYERYITEELKKFEDQVLSARDRALAREKELYEALLELLAQRLRPLQQAAQALAELDVLACYAERARALNLSRPQLVGTPCLDIRGGRHPVVEQTLREPFVPNDLLLDDSRRLLVITGPNMGGKSTYMRQTALIVLLAHAGCYVPAESARLGPIDRIFTRIGAADDLASGQSTFMVEMSETANILHNASAQSLVLMDEIGRGTSTYDGLSLARAVAEHLAGKLRSFTLFATHYFELTALADELPGVANAHLDAAEYASEAGERLVFLHQVKAGPANRSYGLQVAQLAGVPAAVIRSARTHLLELEGREPPPSAAAAAPQLPLFAAVVDSDSDRLLDQLDPDALTPREALEQLYRLKGLRGKKK
- a CDS encoding permease codes for the protein MHLALLLATLAALLSGPLIYAVAHRRPALLAFLDGFVLVSIAGLVLLEVVPGAFVDGGLWSGAFLLLGLLGPTLFEHLLSRARRGAHIAALALAILGLVLHSMADGAALSPLGEESLHRHDALALAVAIHSIPVGLVVWWLMAPVFGALLPSLAIAAMCLGTLAGYHYGIELNAVLGLQAGAWFQALVAGSILHVVFGRPHLDDHAAEQASRPPYEGLGNLAALAALLLIGGAHAHEAGHSGFGERFLALALESAPALLLAYLIGGFITGELPDRWLRWLSRGGPGSQALRGMALGLPLPICSCGVLPLYQSLIKRGVPLAAATAFLIATPEVGLTALFVSLPLLGWEATLLRVGCAALLAAFIGYTLARLLPATTTAVPAAPSCCGGHHAPAPTQQPRLRRALRSGLVDLVDDTAAWIIAGVALAAFLVPYAESVLWAQLPDGVEVLVFALLGMPMYVCSAAATPLVAVLIAAGVSPGAAIAFLLTGPATNVATFGVLAKLHDRRHALAFAVITAVGAVTIGLAVNLFLPPLKTTIPDLHVHGGGLLQQASLLLLVLLYGASLLRRGGRGWMADLFESSRT